Proteins encoded together in one Psychrobacter sp. 28M-43 window:
- a CDS encoding ABC transporter permease, with the protein MHLTKLSEAFLRSAAYERRFLAKNHWDFSMVVWIPLATVLLIWWIFSQTQITDLPIGVIDQDNSAVANTAVHYLEASPTLTVRQLYYSQADAEAAILQRDIYAVVIIPEDFSRNILSSQPAPLTLQVNAQYGTHSGIIQAGVQAVASTLSAGVEIKRLVKQGVAPSQAMTAYAPISVQRISLFNAATNYQQFLASTVIPALLHILAMVIGATTIGRELRDKNIGRWYRFINTGKPHLTLSKASKTTSSLSTKQDSSDNKASSSSAKVPNSVSLSVLVFGLLGKYFWPILAYSLWSALILWLATSNQNINITSLMAVYAGFLCLMVLSFWLGAIFTLNSFSLRMGLSTTGFISAPSYAFAGVTFPYIAISDSAQYWSNALPLTHYLKLHIAQLQMQAPIAISLPIVYGLMLAAIIALILAALLTKRALAHPERWGAR; encoded by the coding sequence GAGGCTTTTTTACGCAGTGCAGCCTACGAGCGCCGTTTTTTGGCAAAAAATCATTGGGACTTTAGCATGGTGGTATGGATACCACTGGCAACGGTGCTGCTAATATGGTGGATATTTTCACAGACTCAAATTACCGATTTGCCTATCGGAGTCATCGATCAAGACAACAGCGCTGTTGCCAATACTGCCGTCCATTACTTAGAGGCCAGTCCTACTTTGACGGTCAGACAGCTGTATTACTCCCAAGCGGATGCAGAGGCTGCCATTTTACAGCGCGATATTTACGCTGTTGTCATTATCCCAGAGGATTTTTCTCGTAATATCTTATCGAGCCAGCCTGCTCCATTGACTCTACAAGTCAATGCACAGTATGGTACACACTCTGGTATTATTCAGGCAGGTGTCCAAGCAGTCGCTAGTACATTATCCGCAGGTGTAGAGATCAAACGATTGGTCAAACAAGGCGTAGCGCCATCACAAGCGATGACGGCTTACGCGCCTATCAGTGTGCAGCGTATTAGCTTATTCAATGCTGCGACCAATTATCAGCAGTTTTTGGCATCGACCGTCATACCTGCCTTATTACATATATTGGCAATGGTCATTGGCGCAACTACGATTGGCCGCGAGTTACGTGATAAGAATATCGGTCGCTGGTACCGTTTCATTAATACAGGCAAGCCTCATCTAACCTTATCTAAAGCCTCAAAAACGACATCTTCGCTATCAACCAAACAAGATAGCAGCGATAACAAAGCATCATCGTCAAGCGCAAAAGTGCCCAATTCGGTCAGCCTATCAGTGTTGGTATTTGGTTTATTGGGTAAATACTTTTGGCCAATACTGGCTTATAGCTTGTGGTCAGCATTGATATTGTGGCTGGCAACGTCCAATCAGAATATAAATATTACGTCTCTCATGGCAGTCTATGCTGGGTTTTTGTGCCTAATGGTATTGTCGTTTTGGCTAGGTGCTATTTTTACTTTGAATTCTTTTTCATTACGTATGGGTCTATCGACTACCGGATTTATTTCAGCGCCTTCTTATGCCTTTGCCGGTGTTACTTTTCCATATATTGCGATTAGTGATAGCGCGCAATATTGGTCAAATGCGCTGCCGCTAACGCACTATCTCAAGCTCCATATTGCACAGTTACAAATGCAAGCACCGATCGCCATATCGCTACCTATCGTCTATGGCCTCATGCTTGCAGCCATAATAGCGCTAATACTTGCAGCACTATTAACCAAGCGCGCATTGGCGCATCCTGAACGTTGGGGAGCACGCTAA